The Dasypus novemcinctus isolate mDasNov1 chromosome 2, mDasNov1.1.hap2, whole genome shotgun sequence genome contains the following window.
GCTGATACCTAGCTCAATAGCCACTATGTATTGAGCACTTATATATGTCAAATATTGAATTCATTCAATCCTCACCAACAAAGCTATGAAGTAGGCATTTTTATGATTCCTATTTTAGAGATGAGACTCAAAGAGGTTAAGCCGTTTGTCTGAGATCACAGAGCCAGTTAGTGGCTAGAACCCAGGTCTCCTGCTCCCACACCTATGTCCTTCCAGCTATCTTATAATAGGCACCCATATATTAAAGCACCTCCTACATGCCACTGTGCTAAGGGCTTTACCTCCATTATCTCTAATCATGACATTGAGCCTGAAGTAGATATCGCCACTTACACGTGAAGAaacaagctcagagaggttatatTACTTTTCTTAGGTCACACAATAGGAATCTGAGCTCAGATCTAGCCACACTAAAGCTGCAGCTCTGCACAGCTTTGTCAGACTACCttggttctctttttctctgctcAGCCACAGAAGATGGGCAGGCCCTAGCCACTCTAGAAGGTGACcctgaggaggggagggggcatgaTGATGCCTAGGGGTGGAAGGTCAACCCAGAGGTGCCCAAGGACTCCAAGAGGAGAGAGCCTCACCTGTTCAAGGTCTGAGGATTCAGGGAGCCCCGGGGGGCCGAGCAGCTCCTCCACCAGCAGGGAGGGGAAAACCCCGACATGTCCCCCAAATTCTCCCCTCCAGAAGCCGTCATCCACCCCATCCTGGGGCCCGGGCAGCAAGCGGATAAGGGCCCCCTCGGGGAAGCTCAACTCCTCTGCACTCTGTGCTGTGTAGCTGTACAGGGCACGGGCCAGGAACGCTGCAGAAGCCCAGGAGAGGTGATGACGAGGGGAGGTGGGCTGTGGGGCCCAAGGGCCACCCAGCAACTCTTCTCCCCACTCCGGGGACCCTGGCCCAGAATTTCCTTCCTTACCTGTGGGCTCTGCCCCTGAGAGGCTGTCACTGTCGTGGCCCCTCTCGGGAAGGGAGAAGTCTGAGAAGTTGAGATACCGCTCAGGGACGAAGCCTACCTCGCCGCGCTGGTTCCGAGCCTGCTCGCCCAGTGATGTGGATGGAATCAGACTTGCCTCAGCAGCTCATGGCCCTGGGCCGCCTCCGCTCAGGCATCTAGCTTTGCCTGGCTGGGTCCTTAGGCACCACAGAGAagccccaccccctactcccctcCCCCAAGGCCAGAGCCCCCCCTACCCACCTTGACCCATTCATCAGCATCTCCCTCCTCTATGACCTCCAGCCACTCGCCCTCCGTGATGGTCAGCTCGTCCTCACGCCCAGCCTGGGCTCCATAAGGAAGGATTCAGGATTTGGCTGTCCCCCACCCCTACCCATCTGAGGCCCCGCCCCTATTCACACCTGATAGCCAAACACCACATgtgcggggcaggggaggggcctggTGGTCAGGGCTGGGGGGGCAGTCTCCTCAAAGAGCTCCCCCGCCTCCTCACATTCCTCAAAGTCAGAGAGCTCAGCATCCTcagcctggggggagggggtgacaGACAACAGGCATCGTGTGAGCCGCGCTCTGGAACAGTTGCATCTTTCAAGTATTGGTTGTATCTCCCACTCCTCCATCCTCCCCCTGAAAGACACTGTGGGTCCTCCTCCAAGGTAGCATCACCCATCCCTTCATCATCAATCACAAGCAAAATCGCCTCAGAGCAGGACACTAACAATAATCCCAGAGATGTAGTAGTTGACTGTTTACAAcatgccaggcacagtgctacacACTTACGAATATTGTCtaatttaatattcataataaCCCAGTGTGTTCTGCCCAACTATTAATCTTATTTTGCTTATGAGGAAATCAaggttcagaaaggttaagtCCATCTCCaagatcacatagctagtaagtagAACCACTTACGGTCTGCCTCCAGAACCTCAGTTCCTATCCACCATGCTACAGTCATAATAAAAGTTTATTAACAAGTCTCTGTACCAGAAACCGTACAAAGTATTATGCTTAAATGATTTCATTTAAGCCTTACAGCAACGCTTTGAGTTAAGTACTGTGATCCCCTTCCGATGGGGAGTTTCACCCTTGTGGGATGtacaggaagggagaagggggacTCACCGTGGGAGAGAGGTCCCTCTGGGAGAGCCGGGCCTCACTGAGCCGTCGCTCCTGCTCCACCTCATCCTGGGCCTGGGTCATGGCTGGCTTCAGCCAGTGCTGCACGTCCAGGCCAACCGCCTGGAGCAGGGCCAGGCGGGCAGCCCCCTTCACCTGGCTTACCTGGCATGGGGAAGAGGTGCCAGTCAAGGCTGCAGCCTGCCGGGGCCTGCCTCCGGGAGGTGAGTGGAAGCTTGCCAACAGTGTCTGCCCTCTAcctcctgcctccccccaccctatCATTAGACAGAGGAATGGAGGGCAGGGGTAGGGGGAGCAGTGGGTTGGCCAACTTACCTGAGAAGGCGTGATCTGGGTGGCCCTAGCCCCAGGGGCTGTACCTCACCTGTGCTCTACGGATGTTCTCCCTCACTTCCTGTAGCCGCTGTTCTATGCCCGGAGCCTCCCGCTCCTGCACCTGCTGCCGCCTCTGCTCCAGCCGCTGCAGCACCTGGTTGAGAGGCAGAGGACAGAGGTGGGTGGGGATACCTGGCACTTGGCTGATTGCGTCACATGTATTATGTCACTTAATCTCCCCCATGAGGTCTACCAGGTGGGTGCTATTATTAGCCTCACTTTagtgatgaggaaactaaggtccAGAGAGGTGAGGTCATGCCCTCACCCAGGTTCACATAAGTAGGAAGCAACAGagtgggatttgaactcaggtcagTCTAATTCCAAAAGCTACTCtcctaaccactgtgccacacTGTTGGCTTAAAAtacctttccctcccctcctgtCTATAACCCCCTGACACTCCCCCGGTGACTCCAGGATCCCTGCCCCCAGCTCTTCTTGCCCACCCCCAACACCTGCACCCCCCCACCTCACCAGCTGCCCGTGGTGCTGGATCTTGTAATCACGGACAGCTCGGCTGGTCCAGCGCTGAACCTCCTTCTCCAGGCCACTCTCCCCAGGCACgcctcctgctcctccctccAGCTCCAGAACACACACCTGAGTGGAATCAGGGGCGAGGGTTTGTGAGAGGACTGATGCCAccccctctctcttccttcactttcctcTCTTTGTCCTGACCTCCAGGGATAGAGACAAAGAGGTAGGAACACATGCTTATGCCCACCCCCCCTACAGGTGTGCACCCGTGTGGACATATAGAGTTGCAGAAATTGGGAGTGGGTTGAGGGACAGAGGCAGAATGAAGAGGACAAGAGCAGTGAAGTGACTGAAAGGTGAAAATGAGGTGTGATCACTTGTGCTCCTGATGGCAGGAAGGTGAACCCCTCTCTAAGGTTGAACATTTGCTAAGCTAAGACCAGGACAAGGGTAACAATGGGGAGATGAGGCCTCAACCACATTTGGTCTTGTTCCAACAAGCAGCGGGGTCTCACCTGATCAGTCCCTGCTGGCTGAAACTGCTGAGGTGGAATGGGGGAAAATACTCCAGGCTCCTGAAGAAGCTTCAGATCCTGCTCCCAGCTTACCTGCAGGTTGGAAAATGTCAGTCCACCCACTCTCCAACCCTGTTCCCTCTTGAGAAGGAAATGGGTAGAAATAAGTAGGGTGGTCTGTATAAGAAGAGAAGGGTGAAGAAGGTATCTGGGGTAGTTCTTCCAGTGCATAGCCCTCACCTGGGAAGCAGCCTGCCCTCCATGGCGGGCGTGCTCCAGGGCCATCTCTGCGGCTTCCAGCTCAGTGCGGCTCAACAAGGTGAGAGGGTCCCTCAAGTGCTCTGACAGCTCACTAACCAGGTCCTGAGAGAATCCCAAGGTATTGACACTGCCTTTCCGCCAGGCCTctctgcagaggcctggctctcTGTCCATATTTGGAAGGGTGATGGGCATGAGGTATGGGAGGAGGCAAGGAGTAAGGCATTATGATTGCTTCTAATAGTAGGCTTTCACATGTATGCAGCActttacagttttaaaaacactttcaCATCATCTCCTTTGAGCCCCATTACAGTCTTATAAGGTGGGCAGAGGAGGGGTTACCCCTGATAAGGCTAAAGGAGTTCAGGGGGGTTAAGAGTCTTAGATAACGTTACACAATCAGCTGGAGGCAGAACCAGGTAGGAATCTTCTAGCCACCCCAAGCAGACTAGGTCCCTGGCTCCACCTACCTCACAGAGAGTGGGAAGCAGGATGAGGGGCAAGGGTGTATGGGCTGGGACTGGCCTTGAGCAGGGCTGGCAGTTCCTCCTGGTAATAGTGGTCAAGGAGGGCGTTGGTGGCCGCCAAGTTGAGCAGGTACTCGTTGCGGGCTGCTCTCAGCTGCTGGGAGTACTGGGCTGACTgggcagacagctggggggacaGGGGGGAACAGGTGCTGGCGGGGCGCCCTGGACCCTGGGATTCACAGCTCCTGTTCAGAATCCTCTAGTGGCTCCTtcacacattttaaataaaatccaaattgcTAATTACCATGGTCTGCCAGGTCGTAGGAGGTTGGCCCCGCAACCGTTCTGATCTCTGTTCACAGTGCTTGCCCCTGGCATACAGTGCTCCGGCCACACTGGCCTTCTCTCACTTCCTTGAGCCTACAAAGTTCTTCCCACCTCAGGGCTTCTGCACtcactgttccctctgcctggagtgCTCTTCCTGAGGTCTTGGCATGACTGGCTCCTTCTTGACACTCAGGCCACCTGCTCAGAGAGCCTCACCCTCTAAATCACACCTCTTCGCTGCCTTTCATGATAGcaccttgtttttattttcctcttaacctgattatttctttgtttactaCCTGTCGCCCCCAAACGGGCTGTGGGCTTCCTAAGGACAGGAACTCCACTGTGTCCCCAGCGTTTAGAACAGCACATAGTGCAGAAGAGGGCCTCACTAACTTCAGATCAGAGGTATGAAGAGGAAGGGTGTTACCCTCCCTTAATGCATGAAGAAAATGAGGTCCAGAGAGATTAGTAGTGTAACCAAGGTCACCCACCTAGGACGTAGGGGTGCCTAGTTTCAAACCCAGTCTATCAGACTTATGCCCCTGGGTTCTGAGCCACTGGAcaaccctgcccctcccccatgccCTCGTCCTCCAGACCTTGGTGCTGAGTTTCTGGAGACTGGTCCGAGTGTGGAAGAGCCCGTGATCACTTCGGTTTAGCCTGAATTGGTGGGAAAGAGGAATTAGGGGTCAAGGCCCAGGCACGGTGCCTTAGCTCCACCACTTCCCACCCGCACCCTTGATGACCCGTgaccccacctggcctggacATCAGCCACCTTCTCCTGTGCCAAGGCCCACACGCGTTCCCGCTGCCCATATAGTTTCCGACTTCGGCTCAGCTCCCTGACAGACTGCAGTACCTCAGCCTGCGCCCTCTGGAGGTTTTCCGCTCCCTGGGGGCATGGACACACACAGTGCGGACTCAGACCACCGTAAGCCCCAAGCCAGTCCTTCCTTCGCCCCGGTCACTGAGCATACCTTCCTAAGCACCTGCTCCTTGGCACTCCGCCCTGTGCCTCCCGCCAGGTCACGGTATCGGTCGGACGCCTGGAGTCGGGCTTGGCCCCCAGCCACAGTGGCATCCAGCAGGCAGCGCCAGGTACCAAACACCGTCCTGCTCCTCCCCAGAGAAGGTCTGTTTTGAAGAGGGGGCCACTCCAAAGTTTCATGagacccccccaccccaacaccaTGGGAGACAGACTGCTTCCCCATCCCCCCTCATCTGGGAGCCCATGAATCGATCAGCCCATTAGCTCAGCCACAAGGATCACTCatgccctccacccccacccacaaTGTCCTTGCTAGGTCAGCTCCTCTCCTGCTGCTGTGTCAGCTCCACCTGCAGCTCCCATGCCCTCCCCCTCACTGGGCCTTCACCCCGACAGATTTCTTAGCCCCTTTGACTCTCCCTCCATGGCACCTACCTGCTGTCCATTTCCCCGCTCCGGTGACCCTCCCTCTTCAGGAATGGCCCAGCCAGTTTCTGGAGTGCCTGGTGGGAAAACCATCACAGACCCAGTTCCCTCTCCAAGTGGAAGAAAAGGGGATTGGAATATAATAATACCATTCACTGAATACATAGTATATGTCATTCACTTCAACAAATGCCTTGCAGTCATTGAGTTATTGAATCTTTACCACAATCCTACATGAAGGTAcagtattattattcctattttaaagacaaagaaactgaggccaagcggttaacttgtccaaggtcacagagctaataAGTAGCATAGCAGGGATTTGACACCAAACCTGCCCGACTCTAAGCATTTGCACTTAGCCAGAACAGGAGTAATGTGTGGAAGGACATTGCTGGTGGTGTAAAGGAGGCTGGAACAAAAGGGAAGGTCCAGCGAAAGAAGTCCCATACCTGCCCATACTCCCGTTCAATGGCTGCCCTCTGCTTGCTGTAGGATCTGTGGATAGTGTTGGGGGGGAGGGTGTAGATTACTGCTTAGTCCCAATAAGTTCTCCCACTCTCCATCTTCTCCTCAGCCTgggcaggaggaagagggagccaGGCCTAGAGTGTGACTACACCCAGAGAGAATGGAATTGAAGACAGAGAGTCCTTGAGATCACCTCGGGAAGCCACAAGCCAGACAACCTCACCTCACAGCTCAGGGCCCCAGCAGGATCCTCCCCACCCCGGAGGACCATCTGTGGGCCTGGGCACGATGCCTGCCAGCCTTCCAACAGGTTCGAAAGAAGGAAGGGGGATTCTACCCTAAGCTGGATTGTGGGGGTGGAGAGGGTGGCATGCAGTTAAGAGATTTGAGAGAGGGTCCCTGTGTGTtgatatgggggtggggggagggggataattCCTATCCAATATCTGGGGAGGCAGGCCGAGGGTGAGAGCCATGAATGGGCAGGCTGGAGGGCACTGCTCCCCTGTCCCCGGGCACATAAATGTATGTTGGGGATGGGGCGGTGCGCACCACTGCGGGGGTAGGGATGTGTGGGGGTCGAGAGTTACCTGATGTCCTCCAGCAGATCGGCCTCCTTCTGCTGCCAGGTCTGAAAGTTGCTCAGCTGCTCCAGGAAGCGAAGCTTcacctcctgggcaggcttcacctGTGGGGGTCAGAGGAGGCTGAAGGGCCAGGTGGGGGCACCTAGAGAGCACTCCGCTCCAGGAGCGGTGAGGAGGCGGGGCCGGCGACGAGCTGTGTTGTTTCCTAGGTTACTTCTGGGTTGGGCCCTGACCCTTTCCCACTCCGCATCCCCCACACGGGCCCAGTGCCCCTTTGGCCCCCTCCGCTCCCCACAGCCCGCCAGGAGCCCCCACTCCCGGGACAAGCTCACTTTTCGGGGCGGCGGCTGCATCTCCGCTCCGGCCCAGCCAGCGACTCGACTCCGGAACTCGGggaagccccgcccccgccgaAGCCCCGCCCCGGACCTGCTCCGgctccgcccccgccccgcccgcgcgAGTCGGGCCAAGCGCAGGACGCCGGGCGCGCGGGGGCCGCGGAGGAGCTAAGCCCCGTTACAGCTGCTAATATCCCGCAAGGGTCCCGGCCTCCGGGTGGACGCCGCGTCCGCCGGGCTGTGGGGGGTGAACCCTGGGCTTCTGAGTCTAGACGCCCGGGTTCTATTTCTAGTGGAGCCGCTGACTCAGCCCCTAATTATTTCCAAGCACTCATTTGCATAAGCAGATGGCCAATCCCGGTGCAAAGGTTGAGGAATGGCGAGCCACTCACTCAGTGAGTGACCAGGGAAACTGAGTCACTGGACGCCTGAACGAAGATGCGGCTGACAAAGGCCAATAGGACTGGTCCCAGACCTTTTCCCAATTCTcgctgaactggaaaagccaggGCGAGCTGGATGAGATAGACACCTGGAGGCCGGAAGGAACTAGGTCCAGAGAAAGACAGGCACATCCCGGGCCTCGGTGAAACCAAATGGTGAAACCAACAAGTGGACGTGGGCTGCGAGAGGCCCCAGGAGCTTCACCTTTAGGTTCTGCCCTTCAGGCTCTGCCTCTGTCCTGCTTTCTGAGGATGGAGGTCCCCTTTCCTCACTCTCCTCCCAGAAACTGCCTTGGCTCAGGCCCCTGCCCCAAAGTGCACATTCACACAGCCATCTGCCCACGGACACCTCCACTTGCGTATCTAACGGGCGCCTCAAATTTTTGAGACAGCGCCTTCAACCTCCTCCTCCTGGAGGTATCATATTAAATGGCACCCCCTTCCAGCCAGTTAGGAAAGTCAGACACCCCCAGTCAGCCTTCATGGGGCCTTTCTCCTATCCCCTCATTCCAGCCACCAGCAAGTCCTGTAGGTTCTATTTCCAAAAAACCAGGTCCTATTGACCCACTTCCCTCTGTTTCCAAGACCACCAGCCTAGTCCTGGCCTCCGTGACCAGTCTCCTGGTTTAATATCTGTCTCCTTGCTTCCACTCGTGTTCCCCTATAACCTGTTGttcacacagcagccagagtgatcaatcttcttttttcaaaatggAAAGAAGTCCCATCACTCACTCTCTTACTTCCCATTAcatcagaataaaatccaaataccCTACCGAGCACGGCCCACCAGGCTACATGATCCTGGGGCCCTGCCGGTCTGTCCCACTCACCGGGCTGCAGCCACTCCAGCCTCCCTACTGATCCTCCAGCAGACTAAGCCTCCCATTGCAGAACCTTTACTGGCTGCTTTCCCCTTCCAGAAGCTCCTTCCCCCAGTGCTCCACAAGTCTGGCTTCTCACTTCTTCACAAAGGCCTTCCCCATCCACCCACCTCCACACACACTCTCAGTTGCATCACTGGTTTAGTGAAGAATCACAGCACTAAATTCACATCCATGTATTTGTTCACGTggacattttctattttctgaccccccccccgcccccatttaTAGGGGAGGCTCCATTAGAGCAAGGACCCCATCTGTTTTGTTTATACTATATTCCCACTACCTGGAAACAATTAGGtgttcaatatatatttgttgaatgaaccaAAGAATGGTAGACTTTTGGTCCCAAAATTTATTAACAGTGACCCATCTTCTTTTGGCTCCTCTGGCCCCAACCACCCTCCCTGCTCCAGGTCTTCAATGTCAtcccagaatgtaggagctgggGTAAGATGGGGTGAGATGGGGTGAGATGGGCTTGGAGATCATGCAGACTGCCAGCAGTGAACTCTTCTAAAACCCCAAAATCCTCACAGAATTCCTACATATTGAATATAAAAGGCAGGAGTTGCCCTTATTGAGGGCAGCTATGTAGAGCTTGCAGCTCTAAGAAACACCTGTTGACATTCACTGCTCTCCTTATCTCAGCCACCTCGTGGCACAGGTACAGACAAGTGAGCTATGGCCCAGAGGGGGACCATGACCTGCCCTGGGACACACAGCTTCCTGAACCCTCTGTCCAGTGTTCCTTCCACACCACTCT
Protein-coding sequences here:
- the FCHSD1 gene encoding F-BAR and double SH3 domains protein 1 isoform X2; translation: MQPPPRKVKPAQEVKLRFLEQLSNFQTWQQKEADLLEDIRSYSKQRAAIEREYGQALQKLAGPFLKREGHRSGEMDSRTVFGTWRCLLDATVAGGQARLQASDRYRDLAGGTGRSAKEQVLRKGAENLQRAQAEVLQSVRELSRSRKLYGQRERVWALAQEKVADVQARLNRSDHGLFHTRTSLQKLSTKLSAQSAQYSQQLRAARNEYLLNLAATNALLDHYYQEELPALLKDLVSELSEHLRDPLTLLSRTELEAAEMALEHARHGGQAASQVSWEQDLKLLQEPGVFSPIPPQQFQPAGTDQVCVLELEGGAGGVPGESGLEKEVQRWTSRAVRDYKIQHHGQLVLQRLEQRRQQVQEREAPGIEQRLQEVRENIRRAQVSQVKGAARLALLQAVGLDVQHWLKPAMTQAQDEVEQERRLSEARLSQRDLSPTAEDAELSDFEECEEAGELFEETAPPALTTRPLPCPAHVVFGYQAGREDELTITEGEWLEVIEEGDADEWVKARNQRGEVGFVPERYLNFSDFSLPERGHDSDSLSGAEPTAFLARALYSYTAQSAEELSFPEGALIRLLPGPQDGVDDGFWRGEFGGHVGVFPSLLVEELLGPPGLPESSDLEQTLPSPSPPSFSPPVPTSALDGPPAPVLPGDQHLDCPGPLDLMAPRLRPMRPPPPPPTKAPDPDHPEPLT
- the FCHSD1 gene encoding F-BAR and double SH3 domains protein 1 isoform X1; this encodes MQPPPRKVKPAQEVKLRFLEQLSNFQTWQQKEADLLEDIRSYSKQRAAIEREYGQALQKLAGPFLKREGHRSGEMDSRSRTVFGTWRCLLDATVAGGQARLQASDRYRDLAGGTGRSAKEQVLRKGAENLQRAQAEVLQSVRELSRSRKLYGQRERVWALAQEKVADVQARLNRSDHGLFHTRTSLQKLSTKLSAQSAQYSQQLRAARNEYLLNLAATNALLDHYYQEELPALLKDLVSELSEHLRDPLTLLSRTELEAAEMALEHARHGGQAASQVSWEQDLKLLQEPGVFSPIPPQQFQPAGTDQVCVLELEGGAGGVPGESGLEKEVQRWTSRAVRDYKIQHHGQLVLQRLEQRRQQVQEREAPGIEQRLQEVRENIRRAQVSQVKGAARLALLQAVGLDVQHWLKPAMTQAQDEVEQERRLSEARLSQRDLSPTAEDAELSDFEECEEAGELFEETAPPALTTRPLPCPAHVVFGYQAGREDELTITEGEWLEVIEEGDADEWVKARNQRGEVGFVPERYLNFSDFSLPERGHDSDSLSGAEPTAFLARALYSYTAQSAEELSFPEGALIRLLPGPQDGVDDGFWRGEFGGHVGVFPSLLVEELLGPPGLPESSDLEQTLPSPSPPSFSPPVPTSALDGPPAPVLPGDQHLDCPGPLDLMAPRLRPMRPPPPPPTKAPDPDHPEPLT